One Fundidesulfovibrio putealis DSM 16056 DNA segment encodes these proteins:
- the motA gene encoding flagellar motor stator protein MotA translates to MIAILGILVVLGCVGSGYWIAGGKFGILLQPAELLVIGGAALGALLIASTKTSLKLVFQNIKEVFSAKHYDTADYTEVLSLLARLLIKIRREGLASVEPDIEHPESSGIFGAHRRVREDPQVVRFICDTFRVYLVTGEPAEIEGIMHADIESMHALSSLPAQNLSKVAESLPGLGIVAAVLGVVLTMQKITAPPDELGHSIGAALVGTFLGVLLCYGFVGPMATKLENRSLEREAFFGVIRATIASTAHGATPMIALEFGRRSVPEVYRPTFEDLERLIRS, encoded by the coding sequence ATGATCGCGATACTGGGCATCCTGGTGGTGCTGGGCTGTGTCGGCAGCGGCTACTGGATTGCCGGGGGCAAATTCGGCATTCTGCTTCAGCCAGCCGAACTGCTGGTGATCGGCGGCGCGGCCCTGGGCGCCCTGCTCATCGCCTCCACCAAGACCTCGCTGAAGCTGGTTTTCCAGAACATCAAGGAAGTCTTTTCCGCCAAGCACTACGACACCGCCGACTACACCGAGGTGCTAAGCCTCCTGGCCCGGCTGCTGATCAAGATCCGGCGCGAAGGCCTGGCCAGCGTGGAGCCGGACATCGAACACCCCGAATCCAGCGGCATCTTCGGCGCGCACCGCAGGGTGCGCGAAGACCCGCAGGTGGTGCGCTTCATCTGCGACACCTTCCGGGTGTACCTGGTCACCGGCGAACCAGCCGAGATCGAGGGCATCATGCACGCCGACATCGAGTCCATGCACGCCCTGAGCTCGCTGCCGGCCCAGAACCTCTCCAAGGTGGCCGAGTCGCTGCCGGGCCTGGGCATCGTGGCGGCGGTCCTTGGCGTGGTGCTCACCATGCAGAAGATCACCGCCCCCCCGGACGAACTGGGCCACTCCATCGGCGCGGCTCTGGTGGGCACGTTCCTGGGCGTGCTGCTCTGCTACGGCTTCGTCGGCCCCATGGCCACCAAGCTCGAGAACCGGTCCCTGGAGCGCGAGGCCTTTTTCGGGGTGATCCGGGCCACCATCGCCAGCACCGCCCACGGGGCCACCCCCATGATCGCGCTGGAGTTCGGGCGGCGCTCCGTTCCCGAAGTCTACCGGCCCACCTTCGAGGACCTGGAACGCCTCATCAGGAGTTGA
- a CDS encoding SpoIIE family protein phosphatase, which translates to MPTTPSSPPPSGPQSGNTPARDVPDDAAALRLGGALLAGTALAVLLTDGDGSVLQANEAALVLFGLDGAPPPGTPAWDLAAPHSRDNARAMILEALHDGAGSMGSMGSTGVLHLAGRGGRAVTAQATFLAVAGESGGRSGLAILARDITAEHEETEKLRRGTLDIIRLNAELRSEYVAKQVALQSLEELSGRLKGVLEAASRVVIVATSQSGVITMFNPGASNLLGFRPEEMEGLETPLAFLDEDELALRGRSVSAAEGRSIAGVGVLAALARSGRKDFGEWTLVRKDGSRFAAELALSAIEGKHGVEGYLLVGVDVSGRKHAQEAMREREARLRAILDGAADGIITVDQHGRIESLNSAAASMFGYSLPELQGRAMEDIAPGALQGRHARGLGPVREVSGWRKDGRRFPMELSVAMVDLPSKPLRTCIMRDITPRRKAEEAQRQFTQRLAQQQADMERDLKAAAEIQKSLLPKDLPPDPRFTARWLFAPSATIGGDIFNILWLDENRIAVYMLDVSGHGVPSALVAAAAAQALQFHSLSVGWAAHSSSGPAPDRVLTALDMEFPLERFDRYFSLVYFTVDLERMALCYCNGGHPPPLLVRAGGGVEELHEGGTVIGLAGLLPFQAGQATLDPGDTLVLYTDGLTEFENASGKRFGMARLRKWLDATAGLPVDARMDALRKALESFGGKASPQDDLTVLVITFA; encoded by the coding sequence ATGCCGACCACGCCATCATCCCCGCCCCCATCCGGGCCACAGTCCGGGAATACCCCTGCCCGGGACGTGCCGGACGACGCGGCGGCGTTGCGCCTGGGAGGCGCGCTGCTCGCCGGCACGGCGCTCGCGGTGCTGCTGACGGACGGCGACGGCTCGGTGCTTCAGGCCAACGAGGCGGCCCTTGTGCTGTTCGGCCTGGACGGCGCGCCCCCTCCCGGTACGCCCGCCTGGGACCTCGCCGCGCCGCATTCGCGCGACAACGCGCGGGCGATGATCCTGGAGGCGCTCCATGACGGGGCCGGGAGCATGGGGAGCATGGGCAGCACGGGCGTTTTGCACCTGGCCGGGCGCGGCGGCAGGGCCGTGACGGCCCAGGCCACCTTCCTGGCGGTTGCCGGGGAGTCCGGCGGGCGGTCCGGGCTGGCCATCCTGGCCCGGGACATCACCGCCGAGCACGAGGAGACCGAGAAGCTGCGGCGCGGCACCCTGGACATCATCCGGCTCAATGCAGAGCTGCGCTCCGAATACGTGGCCAAGCAGGTGGCGCTGCAATCCCTGGAGGAGCTGTCCGGGCGGCTCAAGGGCGTGCTGGAGGCCGCCTCGCGGGTGGTGATCGTGGCCACCAGCCAGAGCGGCGTCATCACCATGTTCAACCCCGGCGCGTCCAACCTGCTGGGCTTCAGGCCCGAGGAGATGGAAGGCCTGGAAACACCGCTGGCCTTTCTGGACGAGGACGAGCTGGCCCTGCGCGGGCGCTCGGTCAGCGCCGCCGAGGGGCGCTCCATCGCCGGAGTCGGGGTGCTGGCGGCACTGGCGCGTTCGGGCCGCAAGGATTTCGGCGAGTGGACCCTGGTGCGCAAGGACGGCTCCCGTTTTGCGGCAGAGCTTGCGCTTTCGGCCATCGAGGGCAAGCACGGCGTGGAAGGCTACCTGCTGGTGGGCGTGGACGTGTCCGGGCGCAAACACGCCCAGGAGGCCATGCGCGAGCGCGAAGCCAGACTGCGGGCCATCCTGGACGGCGCGGCGGACGGCATCATCACCGTGGACCAGCACGGGCGCATCGAGTCGCTCAACAGCGCGGCGGCGTCCATGTTCGGCTACAGCCTTCCAGAGCTCCAGGGCCGGGCCATGGAGGACATCGCCCCCGGCGCGTTGCAGGGCAGGCACGCGCGGGGCCTGGGTCCCGTGCGGGAGGTGTCCGGCTGGCGCAAGGACGGGCGCCGCTTCCCCATGGAGCTGAGCGTGGCCATGGTGGACCTGCCCTCCAAGCCGCTTCGCACCTGCATCATGCGCGACATTACCCCCAGGCGCAAAGCCGAGGAGGCCCAGCGCCAGTTCACCCAGCGGCTGGCCCAGCAGCAGGCCGACATGGAGCGCGACCTCAAGGCCGCAGCGGAGATCCAGAAGAGCCTGCTGCCCAAGGACCTGCCCCCGGACCCGCGCTTTACGGCCCGCTGGCTGTTCGCCCCCAGCGCCACCATCGGCGGCGACATATTCAACATCTTGTGGCTGGATGAGAACCGCATCGCCGTGTACATGCTGGACGTAAGCGGCCATGGGGTGCCCTCGGCCCTGGTGGCGGCGGCAGCGGCCCAGGCGTTGCAGTTCCATTCGCTCTCGGTTGGCTGGGCCGCCCACTCCTCTTCCGGCCCTGCTCCGGACCGGGTGCTGACCGCCCTGGACATGGAGTTTCCGCTGGAGCGCTTCGACCGGTACTTCTCCCTGGTGTATTTCACGGTGGACCTGGAGCGCATGGCCCTCTGCTACTGCAACGGCGGACATCCCCCGCCGCTTCTGGTACGCGCGGGAGGGGGAGTGGAAGAGCTGCACGAGGGCGGCACGGTGATAGGTCTGGCAGGGCTGTTGCCCTTCCAGGCGGGGCAGGCCACGCTTGATCCGGGGGATACGCTGGTGCTCTACACCGACGGGCTGACCGAATTCGAGAACGCGTCAGGCAAGCGCTTCGGCATGGCCCGGCTGCGCAAATGGCTGGACGCCACCGCCGGGCTGCCCGTGGACGCCCGGATGGACGCCCTGCGCAAGGCCCTGGAATCCTTCGGAGGCAAGGCCAGCCCCCAGGACGACCTGACCGTCCTGGTCATCACCTTCGCATAA
- a CDS encoding STAS domain-containing protein, with amino-acid sequence MTATVVESSINGVTVLAPLGGRLDASGCGEFRRRLEEILARGQTLVVCDLSSVPFMDSTGLGVLLGALRALSGRGRLACSGAVPAVRKLFEVTRLDQGLMGVYDTVEGAVEALSGIENRGDRP; translated from the coding sequence ATGACGGCAACGGTTGTGGAAAGCTCGATCAACGGCGTGACGGTGCTCGCCCCCCTGGGAGGCAGGCTGGACGCGTCCGGGTGCGGCGAATTCCGGCGCAGGCTTGAGGAAATCCTGGCGCGCGGCCAGACCCTGGTGGTCTGCGACCTCTCCTCCGTGCCCTTCATGGACTCCACGGGCCTTGGCGTGCTGTTGGGGGCGCTTCGCGCCCTGTCCGGCAGGGGGCGTCTGGCCTGCTCGGGGGCCGTGCCCGCCGTGCGCAAGCTGTTCGAGGTCACCCGCCTGGACCAGGGCCTCATGGGGGTCTACGACACGGTGGAGGGCGCGGTGGAGGCCCTCTCCGGGATCGAAAACCGGGGGGACAGGCCATGA
- a CDS encoding ATP-binding protein — MTGRKRVRLTIDSALEHVSMVGNALRGILENEPGPRQDIPLVELAVCEAVNNAIIHGYGRRAGSPVEVDVSLGDGRLDVIVADLGQGFERFPDILPAIPGGDDLEQMPMGGWGLRIMGEVMEAVGYSSARGRNELSMSRRWE; from the coding sequence ATGACGGGGCGCAAGCGCGTGCGCCTGACCATCGACAGCGCTCTGGAGCACGTCTCCATGGTGGGCAACGCCCTGCGGGGCATCCTGGAAAACGAGCCCGGGCCGCGCCAGGACATCCCGCTTGTGGAGCTGGCCGTGTGCGAGGCCGTGAACAACGCCATCATCCACGGCTACGGACGCAGGGCCGGTTCCCCGGTGGAGGTGGACGTGAGCCTGGGCGACGGACGCCTCGACGTGATCGTGGCCGACCTGGGCCAGGGGTTCGAGCGCTTCCCGGACATCCTGCCCGCGATACCCGGCGGCGACGACCTGGAACAGATGCCCATGGGCGGCTGGGGGCTTCGCATCATGGGCGAAGTCATGGAGGCCGTGGGCTATTCAAGCGCCCGGGGGCGAAACGAACTGTCCATGTCGCGCCGCTGGGAATAA
- a CDS encoding diadenylate cyclase, whose amino-acid sequence MILNTAKQISARNVLEGLRQGLTRFSGPSRVALIMAESRDSKLLVHDPRRLLRGHEPKLAKVFLESDEWRETAPDTASMKPFGQAAWAQKLHLTGMICSGGYAQPLFYQMWFTELHPNMCSTGPTERWLEHAVWLLAHDYASEGAFFTSASKHALEAFEHHAVRNHLFAEMSKTLGRPPHIPLYPILEAVLNVSTTREEGQPPTGRVIFIEPAEADNVQWMIRFPEVERPFLHNAKHVRKLLLSVEDSTRRLVSDGERVLGICAQANGLSNRLTADFQDRFGFLRLGGKSVCSFVDGVYQSTTRKPNLVVLEEALLEAQTGPDQGHALFQMTSAIVDQARKEGFGCTLVLDPGASLPPMAGQHVDPPLHLEDPQHLDLAKSLAKLDGALHLTGAGLLCAFACLLDGRGVDSEDRSRGARYNSALRFTAMHPRIIVVVVSADTPVFIIQGGVQLNAACDLHKEGDLDLNPPALESWLEGQ is encoded by the coding sequence ATGATCCTCAATACCGCAAAGCAGATATCCGCACGCAACGTGCTCGAGGGCCTCCGCCAGGGGCTGACCCGCTTTTCCGGGCCGAGCCGGGTGGCGCTCATCATGGCCGAGTCGCGCGACTCCAAACTGCTGGTGCACGACCCCAGGCGTCTGCTGCGCGGCCACGAACCCAAGCTGGCCAAGGTCTTCCTGGAATCCGACGAATGGCGCGAGACCGCCCCGGACACCGCCTCCATGAAGCCTTTCGGTCAGGCTGCCTGGGCGCAGAAGCTCCACCTGACGGGCATGATCTGCTCCGGCGGATACGCCCAGCCCCTGTTCTACCAGATGTGGTTCACCGAGCTGCACCCCAACATGTGCTCCACCGGCCCCACCGAGCGCTGGCTGGAGCACGCGGTGTGGCTCCTGGCTCACGACTACGCCTCCGAGGGCGCGTTCTTCACTTCGGCCTCCAAGCACGCCCTGGAAGCCTTCGAGCACCACGCCGTGCGCAACCATCTTTTCGCCGAGATGAGCAAGACCCTGGGCAGGCCGCCGCACATCCCGCTCTATCCCATCCTGGAGGCCGTGCTGAACGTCTCCACCACCCGCGAGGAGGGCCAGCCTCCCACGGGCCGGGTCATCTTCATCGAGCCAGCCGAAGCCGACAACGTCCAGTGGATGATCCGCTTCCCGGAGGTGGAACGCCCCTTCCTGCACAACGCCAAGCATGTGCGCAAGCTGCTGCTCTCGGTGGAGGACTCCACGCGCCGTCTGGTCAGCGACGGCGAGCGGGTGCTTGGCATCTGCGCCCAGGCCAACGGCCTCTCCAACCGGCTCACCGCCGATTTTCAGGACCGGTTCGGCTTTTTGCGCCTGGGGGGCAAATCCGTGTGCAGTTTCGTGGACGGCGTGTACCAGTCCACCACGCGAAAGCCCAACCTGGTGGTGCTGGAGGAAGCCCTGCTCGAGGCCCAGACCGGTCCGGACCAGGGCCATGCGCTGTTCCAGATGACCAGCGCCATCGTGGACCAGGCCCGCAAGGAAGGCTTCGGCTGCACCCTGGTGCTCGATCCCGGCGCGTCCCTGCCCCCCATGGCCGGGCAGCACGTGGACCCGCCCCTGCACCTGGAAGACCCCCAGCACCTGGATCTGGCGAAATCGCTCGCCAAGCTGGACGGGGCGCTGCACCTCACCGGAGCGGGGCTCCTGTGCGCCTTCGCCTGCCTGCTGGACGGCAGGGGCGTGGACTCCGAGGACCGCTCGCGCGGGGCGCGCTACAATTCGGCCCTGCGCTTCACGGCCATGCATCCGCGCATCATCGTGGTGGTGGTCTCCGCCGACACGCCGGTGTTCATCATCCAGGGCGGCGTGCAGCTCAACGCCGCCTGCGACCTGCACAAGGAGGGCGACCTGGACCTGAACCCGCCCGCTTTGGAATCCTGGCTGGAGGGACAGTAG